A genomic stretch from Bos javanicus breed banteng chromosome 3, ARS-OSU_banteng_1.0, whole genome shotgun sequence includes:
- the THAP4 gene encoding peroxynitrite isomerase THAP4 isoform X1, which translates to MVICCAAANCSNRQGKGEKRAVSFHRFPLKDSKRLMQWLKAVQRDNWTPTKYSFLCSEHFTKDSFSKRLEDQHRLLKPTAVPSIFHLAEKKRGAGGHGRPRRRDTGKASAGLRAQASDPVDGKAAAGSPSSSASPMAKPEPRKLKRATPQGRTAARAARETAGQERGRQPLEGRAEDGPASAATSGSQGEAGTGAVDAGEEGATPADSGLVDRSGVSADDFTPPGSGACKFIGSLHSYSFSSKHARERPAVPREPVERKRLRRDAEPGCSGSSPGPEKGPAQSPPRACPSASSSLTATPQKPAQGASAPPTDVTPKPAAEAVQSEHSDASPMSINEVILSASGACKLIDSLHSYCFSSRQSKSQVCCLREQVEKKNGELRTLRQRVSRSDSQVRELRQKLDQLRRLSLPHLSSLLPPGREPPKMSPVVEPLSWMLGTWLSEPPGAGTFPTLQPFRYLEEAHISHVGQPMLNFSFNAFHPDTHKPMHRECGFIRLEPDTNKVAFVSAQNTGIVEVEEGEVNGQELCIASHSIARISFAKEPHVEQITRKFRLNSEGKLEQTVSMATTTQPLTQHLHVTYKKVTP; encoded by the exons ATGGTGATCTGCTGCGCGGCCGCGAACTGCTCCAACCGGCAAGGCAAGGGGGAGAAGCGCGCCGTCTCTTTCCACAG ATTCCCCCTAAAGGACTCAAAGCGTCTGATGCAGTGGTTGAAGGCTGTTCAGAGGGATAACTGGACCCCCACTAAGTACTCTTTCCTCTGCAGTGAGCACTTCACCAAAGACAGCTTCTCCAAGAGACTGGAGGACCAGCACCGCCTGCTCAAACCCACGGCCGTGCCGTCCATCTTCCACCTGGCGGAGAAGAAAAGGGGGGCTGGAGGCCATGGCCGCCCCCGGAGAAGGGACACCGGGAAGGCCTCGGCGGGTCTGAGGGCACAGGCGAGTGACCCTGTGGACGGGAAGGCAGCTGCAGGGTCACCGTCGTCAAGTGCAAGCCCGATGGCCAAGCCGGAGCCCCGCAAGCTGAAGCGGGCCACTCCGCAGGGCCGAACCGCGGCCAGGGCCGCCCGGGAGACCGCTGGTCAGGAGCGGGGGCGGCAGCCTCTGGAAGGACGCGCAGAGGACGGTCCGGCCTCCGCCGCCACCTCCGGCAGCCAGGGAGAAGCTGGCACAGGGGCCGTGGATGCTGGTGAAGAGGGCGCCACCCCCGCCGACAGCGGCCTGGTGGACAGGAGCGGCGTTTCCGCGGACGACTTCACGCCCCCGGGCTCCGGGGCCTGCAAGTTCATCGGCTCGCTTCACTCCTACAGCTTCTCCTCCAAGCATGCCCGAGAGAGGCCGGCCGTCCCCCGGGAGCCCGTGGAGCGCAAGCGGCTGAGGAGAGACGCCGAGCCTGGCTGCAGCGGGAGCAGCCCCGGGCCGGAGAAGGGGCCGGCGCAGAGCCCTCCCCGCGCCTGCCCCTCGGCGAGCTCGTCGCTCACGGCCACGCCGCAGAAGCCAGCCCAGGGCGCCTCGGCGCCTCCCACCGACGTGACCCCGAAGCCGGCGGCCGAGGCCGTCCAGAGTGAGCACAGCGACGCCAGCCCCATGTCCATCAACGAGGTCATCCTGTCGGCATCGGGCGCCTGCAAGCTCATCGACTCTCTGCACTCCTACTGCTTCTCCTCCCGCCAGAGCAAGAGCCAAGTGTGCTGCCTGCGGGAGCAGGTGGAGAAGAAGAACGGCGAGCTGCGGACCCTGCGCCAGCGGGTCAGCCGCTCGGACAGCCAGGTGCGCGAGCTGCGCCAGAAGCTGGACCAGCTGCGGAGGCTGAGCCTCCCTCACCTGAGCAGCCTGCTGCCCCCTGGTCGCG AGCCCCCCAAGATGAGCCCCGTGGTAGAGCCGCTGTCCTGGATGCTGGGCACCTGGCTGTCAGAGCCGCCGGGAGCCGGGACCTTCCCAACGCTGCAGCCCTTCCGGTACCTGGAGGAGGCACACATCTCGCACGTGGGCCAGCCCATGCTCAACTTCTC GTTCAACGCCTTCCACCCAGACACGCACAAGCCCATGCACAGGGAGTGCGGCTTCATCCGCCTGGAGCCTGACACCAACAAGGTGGCCTTCGTCAGCGCCCAGAACACAG GCATCGTGGAGGTGGAGGAAGGCGAGGTGAACGGGCAGGAGCTGTGCATCGCGTCCCACTCCATCGCCAGGATCTCCTTTGCCAAGGAGCCCCACGTGGAGCAG
- the THAP4 gene encoding peroxynitrite isomerase THAP4 isoform X2: MQWLKAVQRDNWTPTKYSFLCSEHFTKDSFSKRLEDQHRLLKPTAVPSIFHLAEKKRGAGGHGRPRRRDTGKASAGLRAQASDPVDGKAAAGSPSSSASPMAKPEPRKLKRATPQGRTAARAARETAGQERGRQPLEGRAEDGPASAATSGSQGEAGTGAVDAGEEGATPADSGLVDRSGVSADDFTPPGSGACKFIGSLHSYSFSSKHARERPAVPREPVERKRLRRDAEPGCSGSSPGPEKGPAQSPPRACPSASSSLTATPQKPAQGASAPPTDVTPKPAAEAVQSEHSDASPMSINEVILSASGACKLIDSLHSYCFSSRQSKSQVCCLREQVEKKNGELRTLRQRVSRSDSQVRELRQKLDQLRRLSLPHLSSLLPPGREPPKMSPVVEPLSWMLGTWLSEPPGAGTFPTLQPFRYLEEAHISHVGQPMLNFSFNAFHPDTHKPMHRECGFIRLEPDTNKVAFVSAQNTGIVEVEEGEVNGQELCIASHSIARISFAKEPHVEQITRKFRLNSEGKLEQTVSMATTTQPLTQHLHVTYKKVTP, encoded by the exons ATGCAGTGGTTGAAGGCTGTTCAGAGGGATAACTGGACCCCCACTAAGTACTCTTTCCTCTGCAGTGAGCACTTCACCAAAGACAGCTTCTCCAAGAGACTGGAGGACCAGCACCGCCTGCTCAAACCCACGGCCGTGCCGTCCATCTTCCACCTGGCGGAGAAGAAAAGGGGGGCTGGAGGCCATGGCCGCCCCCGGAGAAGGGACACCGGGAAGGCCTCGGCGGGTCTGAGGGCACAGGCGAGTGACCCTGTGGACGGGAAGGCAGCTGCAGGGTCACCGTCGTCAAGTGCAAGCCCGATGGCCAAGCCGGAGCCCCGCAAGCTGAAGCGGGCCACTCCGCAGGGCCGAACCGCGGCCAGGGCCGCCCGGGAGACCGCTGGTCAGGAGCGGGGGCGGCAGCCTCTGGAAGGACGCGCAGAGGACGGTCCGGCCTCCGCCGCCACCTCCGGCAGCCAGGGAGAAGCTGGCACAGGGGCCGTGGATGCTGGTGAAGAGGGCGCCACCCCCGCCGACAGCGGCCTGGTGGACAGGAGCGGCGTTTCCGCGGACGACTTCACGCCCCCGGGCTCCGGGGCCTGCAAGTTCATCGGCTCGCTTCACTCCTACAGCTTCTCCTCCAAGCATGCCCGAGAGAGGCCGGCCGTCCCCCGGGAGCCCGTGGAGCGCAAGCGGCTGAGGAGAGACGCCGAGCCTGGCTGCAGCGGGAGCAGCCCCGGGCCGGAGAAGGGGCCGGCGCAGAGCCCTCCCCGCGCCTGCCCCTCGGCGAGCTCGTCGCTCACGGCCACGCCGCAGAAGCCAGCCCAGGGCGCCTCGGCGCCTCCCACCGACGTGACCCCGAAGCCGGCGGCCGAGGCCGTCCAGAGTGAGCACAGCGACGCCAGCCCCATGTCCATCAACGAGGTCATCCTGTCGGCATCGGGCGCCTGCAAGCTCATCGACTCTCTGCACTCCTACTGCTTCTCCTCCCGCCAGAGCAAGAGCCAAGTGTGCTGCCTGCGGGAGCAGGTGGAGAAGAAGAACGGCGAGCTGCGGACCCTGCGCCAGCGGGTCAGCCGCTCGGACAGCCAGGTGCGCGAGCTGCGCCAGAAGCTGGACCAGCTGCGGAGGCTGAGCCTCCCTCACCTGAGCAGCCTGCTGCCCCCTGGTCGCG AGCCCCCCAAGATGAGCCCCGTGGTAGAGCCGCTGTCCTGGATGCTGGGCACCTGGCTGTCAGAGCCGCCGGGAGCCGGGACCTTCCCAACGCTGCAGCCCTTCCGGTACCTGGAGGAGGCACACATCTCGCACGTGGGCCAGCCCATGCTCAACTTCTC GTTCAACGCCTTCCACCCAGACACGCACAAGCCCATGCACAGGGAGTGCGGCTTCATCCGCCTGGAGCCTGACACCAACAAGGTGGCCTTCGTCAGCGCCCAGAACACAG GCATCGTGGAGGTGGAGGAAGGCGAGGTGAACGGGCAGGAGCTGTGCATCGCGTCCCACTCCATCGCCAGGATCTCCTTTGCCAAGGAGCCCCACGTGGAGCAG